DNA from Streptomyces luteogriseus:
TGCTCGACTCTCCCGACAACTGGCCGGCCCACATCGCCGGGCATCCGCCCGCCGCCACGCTCACCTTCGTGCTGCTCGACCGGATCGGGCTGCGGGGCGGGGGCTGGGCCGGCGTGTGGTGCATCACCGTCGGGGCGACCGCCTGCGTGGCCGTGCTGGTCACGATCCGCGCCCTGGCCGACGAGGCGGTGGCCCGCCGGGCGGCCCCGTTCCTGGTCCTGGCCCCGGCGGCCGTGTGGATGGGCACCTCGGCGGACGCGTACTTCGCGGCGGTGGCGGCGTGGGCGGTCGCCCTGCTCGCTCTGGCCGTCACCCGGGGCTCCCTGGGGTGGGCGGGCGCGTCGGGGCTGCTGTTCGGCCTGACCTGCTACCTGTCGTACGGCCTGACCCTCGTCGCGCTGATCGCGGCGGCGGTCCTGGTGCTCGGCCGCCGCGGGGTCCGGGAGCGCCCGGCTCTGCTGCTGCCGCTGCTCGCCGGTCTGTCAGTGGTCCCCGTGGTGTTCACGGTCGCGGGCTTCGACTGGTGGGAGGCGTATCACCTGCTGGTCACGCGCTACGCCCAGGGCGCGGGCGGCATCCGCCCCTACGGGTACTGGGTGTGGGCCAACCTGGCCTGCACGGTGCTCGTCACGGGACTGGCGACCGCGGCGGGGCTGCGGCGGGCCGGGGCCGCACTGGTCCGGCGCCGCCCCGCGCCCCGGGCGGCACTCCGTCTCGCGTTCCTCGTGTTCGCCGCGCTCCTCGCCCTTCTGATCGCCGATCTCTCGGGCATGAGCAAGGCGGAGACGGAACGCATCTGGCTCCCCTTCGCCCTGTGGCTGCTCCCGGCCTGCGCGCTCCTCACCCGCCCCCGCGCCTGGCTCACCGCCCAGGCGGTGCTCGCACTGCTCCTCAACCATCTGTTGCTCACGGGCTGGTGACCACCGCCGGGAGAGCCCTGTCATGGGTGTTCAGACCGTCGAGGTGGCTCGGATCATCGCGTCGGCGCCGTTGCCCGGGGCAGGACGCAGGCAGGCGGTGATCTGCTTGCCGTGGCCGAGGGGCGTGACGGTGACCTCGCTGCTGACCGTGTGCACCACGTGCATGCCATGGCCGCCGAAGCGCCGCCCGTCGCGCTCCCTGACCACCGGATGCCGGGTGGAGGTGTCCCACACCGTGATGGCCAGTTCGTCGCCGGAGAGCCGCAGAATCATCCCGCAGGGGCCAGGAGCGTGCCGGATCGCGTTGGTGACCAGTTCGCTGACGACCAGTTCGGCGTCGATCGCCAGCGCGGCCGGCACGGGTGTGCGGCCGGTACACGGTACGTGCGCCAGGAAGGCGTGCAGCGCCCGGCGCGCCTCGACGGCGCAGGCTGCGCCTTCGTCCCAGACCGCGCCGCACCGCAGCGGGCCCTGCTCGTCCGTGCCCGGCTCATCTGCCGCCTGCTTCATAAGCGGGATGACCATATGGGGCTCTTTCATTGTTGTTCGTGTGGCTGAGTGGCCTTTCGGACGTCGTCTACCCCACCGGGGAGCGCGCATACTGCCGGCGACCCTCCCTTGTGATGTGCTCTGCGCCGCATGGCCCACGGTCGGGCAGCGCGACCGGCGGGGGCCGACGGCACGCGGAGGAGAAACGTTCATCCGCGAGGGGTGTCCCGGGCGGCCGGAGCGGTGGCGACGGCGGAGGCGGACAGGAGCGTCGCGGTGGCGAGGCTGCCCCACAGGGCCGTCGGGCCGTACGGGGCGAGGGCGGTGATGACCGTCGGGGAGATGGCGAGGCCGAAGCCCGTGGAGAGCTCGAAACGGGCGAGGGTGCGTCCCAGGGCGTGGGCGGGGGCGAGGTGGGTGACGAGCGCGGTCGCGCTGCCGGCGTAGACGATCTCGCCGAGGGTGCAGACCACGGACACCGCCGCGACGGCCGGGGCGCCCCGGCCGGGCCCCAGTGAGGCGGCCGCGAGGAAGCCGGCGTAGGACGCGCCGAGTATCACTCCGGCGAGCGCCAGCACGCTCCGCCGGGAGTAGCGGGACATCAGGACGGTGACCGGCACCTGCAACGTCACCACCAGGACCGTGTTGATCACGAAGACGGCCGCCGACCAGACCGGGGACGCCTCCAGCTGCGTCACCAGGATCAGCGGGAGCGCGATCTCCGGGACGTTGAGACAGAAGACGTAGACGACATTGGCGGCGAGCAGGGTGCGCATCCGGGGCGCGGGCCCGCCGTCCCCGTCGTCTTCCGGCGTGGCGGCGGGGTGCGCCCGGAGGCGGACCGACCAGGCCAGGGCCGCAGCGGCGAGATACGCGAGGCCCGTGACGGCCGCGAGTGCCCGCAATGCCGTGGCGCCGCCGGCTAGGGACACGGTGGCGATGAGCGCGCCCACGCCCAGGCCGGCGTTGCGCAGGGCGCGGCCCGCGGCGAGGGCGGCGTCGCGTTCCCTGCCGTGGGAGACCGTGGCCACGAGAGCCGCGTGGGCGGCGGGCCAGGCCTGGTTGCCGATGCCGAGGAAGAGCGCCGCCGTCGCGAACGGCCAGGCATGCCCCGCCGGAGTGACCAGGAGCAGCGCGACACCCAGCACGCGCACCAGCATCGACGCGGCCACGACCGTGCTGCGGGCGCCCCGGTCCAGCCGGCGGCCCACCGCGGGCATGCACACCAGGCCCGCGACGATGCCGGCCGTCATGGCGATGCCGGTGACCGGGGCGGAGAGCCGCAGCACCAGTACGCCGTAGAGCAGCAGGAAGGGCCGCAGCAGACCGGTGCCGAGGGCGTCCACGGCCAGAGCGACGGCGTAGCGGGGGCCTCCTGAGGCGCGGACGAGGGCACGGGGCCGGATCTTGGTGGTGGTTGCCATGGCGTCACACGGTGCGTGCGCCGGCCCGGCCGGACACGTCGCTTGACGGACACCGTCAAGCGACGCCGGCGTCGGCGGGCCGCCCGTGATGATGGGGACATGACGCTGAGGATCGACATCGGCGGTCTGCCGTCCGGGGGGCTGCGGTTCGCGGCCTCGCCGCTGGCCGAGCTGACCGCGATGCTGCACGTGCTGGCCGAGCCCGGTCACCATCCGCAGCACGCCGGCTGGGCCGCGGACGTCTGGGCCGGGCTGCGGCCGGAGCGGGCCGAGCGGCTCAGGGAGGCGGAGTTCCTCTGGCGGTCCTCGCAGGCCGACTTCCTGATCCCCGCCCGGCCCCGGCCCACCCTCGCCGAGGAACTGGACGACGTGGACCGGATCGACGACGACCGGTATGTGACGGCCGCCCTCGTCACGACCTGCGGCAGCGGCCGGATCCCCCGTACCGCGCCGTCGCCGCTCACGGACGCGGCCGCGCGGGAGCGGGCCCTGGACCTGGCGCAGGCCCGCGGCCCGCGGCAGGAGGCCTTCGCGGAACGGCTGCTCGCCGACCCGGCGGCCGTGCGGGCGCGTGTGCGCGACACCCTCGAACAGTGCGCCGAGGCCTTCTTCGACGCCGCGTGGGCGGGTGTCGTGGTGCAGATCGCCACCGATCTGCGTCTGAAGAACGACCTGTTGAGGCGTCAGGGGATCGGGGCGGCCCTCGCCTCGGTGTCCGGGGCGGTCACTCTGGCGCCGGACGGCGACGTCATCGTCGTGGACAAGCTGCAGGACAAGGCGACCACCGCCGACGGCACCGGGGTCACCTTCATCCCCAGTGTCTTCGGCCGTCCCCACCTGGTGGCGGTCCACGCGCCCGGCTGGCGGCCGGTGGTGCAGTACCCCGTGGCCGAGCCGGGTCCGCCGGAGCCGGTGGCGCTGGAGACGGTGACGCTGCGGCTGGAGGCGCTCGCCCATCCGGTACGGCTGCGGCTGCTGCGCACCCTGGCCCGCGGTCCCCACACCACCGGCGAGCTGGCCCACGCCTGGGAGCTCACGCCTCCGGAGGTCTCCCGCCATCTCGCCGTGCTGCGCCGCGCGGGCCTGCTCACGACCCGGCGGCACGGCCGGTACGTCCGCAACACCCTCGACCTGCCCGCGCTGTCGGCCCTGGGCACCGACCTGCTCACGGCCGTGCTGCGCTGAGCTGCTGCTCAGTGCTTCGCCACGAGCTCCCGGAGCGCGATGTCGAGCGCGAGGACGTTCACGCGGAGGTCTCCCATGAAGCCCAGGGTGCGGCCCTCGGTGTGGCGGTCGACGAGCCGCCGGACCTCGGCGACGGAGAGGTGGTTGCGTGCGGCGACCCGGTGGACCTGGAGGGCGGCGTAGCGCGGGGAGATGTCGGGGTCGAGGCCGGAGCCGGAGGAGGTGACGGCGTCGGCGGGGTTCACCCGGTAGGCGGCGGTGGAGTTCTCCCGCACCACCTCGGCCTTGGCCGCCCGCACCGACTCGACCAGCTTCCGGTTGTCGGCGGAGAGGTTGGTGGCGCCGGAGAGGATCAGCTTGTACTGCGTGTTGACGGTGTTCTCGCCCAGGCCGTTCGCGGGGCGGGGCTGGAAGTAGTCCAGGCTGTACCCCTGTTGGCCGAAGCTTGCCACCCGCCGCCCTTGATCCTTTCGACGCCCCTGATCCTTCGGGACGGCCTCGTCAGCCGGGCAACGGCGCGAGGAGTTCCGCGCACCAGGTGAAGCGCGCCGTCCCCGCTTCGTGCGCGACGACGAATCCCGTGGCGCAGGCGGCGATCGAGGAGACGGCGGCGGGGAGGTGAAAGGGGCCGGCGAGCTCCTGCCGGGTCACGAGGTCCCAGATCACGACCCGCCGGTCCTCGCCGCCGCCCACGGCGAGGACCCGGCCGCCCGGCAGCCGGGCCGTGGCCAGTGCGGTCACCCGGCGCCGCAGACCGGTAAGAGGTTCGGCGGCCTCGGGACGGTCGAGGTCCCACACACGGACCTCTCCCCCGTCCCCACCGGACAGGGCCACCGCCCGTTCCCCGGGCAGCACCGCGGTGGCCACCGACTCGATCCGTCCGCCGCGGCGGGCCGGTGCCGCCATCTCACGCCCCGTCGACACGTCCCACACCAGCAGGTTGCCCCGGCGGTCGCCGCTGATCGCGACACCGGGGGCAGGACCGCCGTCGGTCAGGGCCACCGCCAGCACCCAGCCGCGGTGCCCGGTGAAGGTCCGCAGCCGTGCCCCCGTCGCCAGGTCCCACACCGTCACGACGGCCATGTCCCCACCGGCGAGCAGGACTTGGCGGCCGTCCGCGGCGCGGCCCACCGCCACCGTCCTGACGCGCCCCGTGCAGTGGGGGAACCCGCGGACCAGGCCGCCGCGGGTCAGTTCCCACATCCGCAGTGAGCCGTCCCGGCCGCCCGCCACGACGACCGGGCCCACGTCCGGCAGTTCGGCCGTCGCCAGCGCCCGCACCAGCAACCGTCGCCCCGAGTCCTCCAGCACGTGCCGTTGGTCGCCCGTCGCCAGGTCCCGCACCTCCGCGCCCCGCTCGCCGCCTCCGGCGACGCACAGCGCCCGCCCCTCCCCCGGCACGGCGACGGCCACCGCCTCCATGACCTCCTCGCGGCCGGTCTCCGGGGCGTCCGGACGGGCGTCCGTGACGTCCCAGACCACGGCGTGCCCGTCGGCGCCGCCGCTCACCGCCACGAGACGGTCGTCGATCGGCGCGACGTCGACGCTGTGCACGCCACCGGGGTGCGCGGCGAAGACATGGGTGGGCCGGCCGGTGCCGAGCTCCCACACGGCGACGCGTCCGTCGGCGCAGCCCGTGACGATTCGCCCGCGCTCGCCGTCCCCGCCCAGCGCGAGGCAGGTGATCACCCCGTGGCCCGCGGAGACCAGCTCGTGCAGCCGTCGGCCCTCGGCCAGGTCCCACACCAGGACGCGCCCCGCGCGGTCGCCGCTCACGGCGACGCGCCGGTCTCCGGCCGTCCCCGCGGCCACCCGGGTCACCCGGTCCTCGTGCCCCGTCAGCGAGTGCAGCCTGCGCCCGTCGGCCGCGTTCCACACCTGCACCCGGCCGTCGTAGCAGCCGGTGACCGCCACGACGGTGCCGTCGCCCAGCGTCGCCGTGGCCACCGCCCGGACGAAGTCGACGTGCGGGCCGAGGGTGCGGAGCAACTGTCCCGTCCGCACGTCCCAGACGCGGGCGTCCCGGTCCTCCCCCACGGCGACGGCGACCGGGGTGCCGTCCGGCAGGAGTGCGGCGGCCAGCCCGGAGAGCAGCACCATCGAGCTGGCCAGCCGCGTCGGCGTGCCGCCGTCGGGGTTCCACAGGACCGCCCGGTGGCCTTGCCCGGCGGCCACCGCCCGGGTGCCCCCCTCGGGGAGGGAGACCGTGACGAGCATCCGGACCGGCCCGACACCGGCCGCCTGCCGGCGGACCAGGTCGCCGGTGCGCGGGTCGTGGACGTACAGCCGGCCGTCCTCACCTCCGGAGAGGAGAACGCGGCGGCCGTCGGCGAGCCGGGCCGGCGCGACCGTCCGGGCCGGGCCCGACAGGCCGCCGAGGGTGCGCAGGACCGTACCGCCGAGCGGGTCCGACAGCCGTGTGCGGTGGGTGTCCCCGGTGCTGAGGACCACCCGCTCCCCGTGGCTTCGCGTCCCTTCCGCTCCGTCGTCGCCCGGCGTCCGGGCGAAGAGCACCTCGAAGACCGGTCCGGCGTGCGGGCCGAGGGTCTGCAGCCGTGCCGTGGTGGCGGTCCGGCTCACGGCCCAGACCGGCCGGGTGGACACCGGGGGCGGGCCCGGCCCGGAGGCCAGCGCTTCGGACAGGGCGGTGTCCCGCCACACGGCCGCGTCGAGGCTGAGCAGGTCCCGTCGTACGGCCGTGATGTGCCGCAGCGGATGGTGGGCCGTGCTCTGCCGGTAGACGTCGGCGTGCGTCCGGGCCCGGCGGCCGCGGGCCCGGTGCAGGTGCCGTACGAGCCGCTCGGGGTCCGCGTGCAGCAGGTACGACACGTCCTCGAGCAGCGCGTCCAGCCGGTCCGGGCCGACGTCGGCCGCGTGGTCGGCGGCGTGCCTGCGCAGATAGCGGTCCGCCCGGGACCAGTCACGGACCCCGCGCTCGGCCGGCACGGCCGACAGCAGGGCGTCCAGCACGGCGCGGCTGTCCGTGCGCCCGGCCAGGTGCTCGGCGGGCGCCCGGTGGAAGAAGCTGTAGAGCTTGCCGTCGTCCACGGCCGGGTCGGCACCGGGATCGTGGGTGGTACGGAGATAGAACCGGGCCCCGGTGAGGACCTCCACGGTGTCCCGCGGCCGTGGCGGCAGCGCCCCGTCACGCACCTCGGGCCGCAGCGCGAGCGCCACCTCGTGCAGGAGGCCGGACGGCATGCCCTGCCCGGCCGCCCGGGCGAGTACCGCCAGCACCGCGTCGGTCCAGGGCAGTTCGGCCGTGAGGGTGCGCAGGTCCAGGTCGAGCATGCCCGGCAGGTCGCACGGAAGTTCCCGGGCGATCTCGGCGCCGGTGAGGATCGTGCCCGCCCGGGCGAGTCTGCGCAGGTGCGCGCCGTACACCGCCGCGGTCAGGAACGCCCCGTGCTCGGCGGAGCCCGACAGGCGACAGGCGATCATCTCGGTCACGTCGGTGGAGTAGTCGGTGTCCAGCAGCCGGCCCAGATAGGTGCCGAGGTGCTCTGCCAGCGACGCGGGCTGCTCAGCGTCGAGGTCGAGGTGTCGTTCCGGGTGGCCGGCGAGGGCCGCGTGCAGGTCGGGCAGGCTGTCCGGCCACAGCCGGGTGCCGAGCAGAACCCGGCAGCCCGGCACCGGATCACCGCCCATGCCCGTCAGCGGCAGCAGCACCTGCCGCAGCAGCCCGTCGGGGTCGTCGGCCTCGTCGAGCGCGTCGAGGACGACGGTGACGTCGCCCACCGCGCCCAGCGCGGCGGCCAGTTCCCCGAAGGCCGCGTGCGGCGCCCCGGCTCGGGGCTGTGCGCGTCCGCTCTGCTGCCGGGGCAGGCGCAGTGCCTGTGCCTGCCGGTGCAGCGAGTCCACGACGTCCTGGGTGGACAGGTGGTGGGCGTGCACGGCCAGCAGCCGCGGGTCGGGCGGCGGCCGGAAGTCGCGCAGGCCGAGGCGGTCGCGCAGGGGTCGCAGCCGGGGATGGACGGTGCACACCGTCACCCCGAGGAGCGCCGACTTCCCCGCCCCGGGTCTGCCGGTGACGGCCAGCAGGCGCTGTCGCGGGGGCCGGGGGGCGCCGAGCCACTCCTCGATGCGTTCGAGCTGGCCGCGGCGCCCGCTGAAGAAGAACGCCTCCGCGTCCGGGGTGCCGGCCGCCCGGGCGGCGAAGTGGTGCAGGTCCAGCCGGGGATCCAGCCGCTCGGCGTACCGGCGCAGGGAGGCGACCGCTTCGGCCCGGAACTGCTCCTCGGCGTCACCGGAGTGGCGGGGGTTGCGCAGGAACGGCGCCGGAGGCAGGGCCGCCTCGTCGTGCCTGGTGCAGACCACGTCTTGTTTCGGCATGTCCGCGGCGGTGTCGACGCGTTGCAGTTCCTTGTCGATCTCCTCCGCCAGCAGGGCCACGGGTACGTGTTCCAGGTCCGGGGGGACGTCCAGGGTGCCGCGGGCGATGCGGTCGATCACCGTCGCGGCCGCCTTGCTGAAGCGCGCTCCGTAGGTGATCTCCCCGGCGCCGCAGGCCGCGATCACCCAGGCGTCGCGGCTCTTCACACCGAGCAGGCGCTGGGTGAGCTGGGCCGTGAGGGCCGTGCCGCCGCCGCACACGTCGAGCAGGAACAACACCGGCCCACCGTCCTCGTGTTCGACGTCCCGGAGCAGCTGGTCGGTGTCCACGCTGGTCCTGCGGATGCCGTTGGGGAGCGCGGTGGTGTTCCTCATCGCCAGGTAGAGCACGGGCCCGACAGTCTGCGCGTGGCCGCTGAAGTGGACCACGAGGGGGTCCTGGCCCGCCCGCTCCCGCGCTGTCTCCCACGCGACGCGGAACTCGGCGGGCGTCGGGTCGAGCACGGGCTCGGTCACGTCGATCCCGGCCCGAAGGAGAGCGTGGGCGACGTCGCGCACGGCCCCGGCCACGCTGGGCAGGGGTTCGAGCGGAAGCACCCCCGCGGCCTCTTCCTCCTCGGTCGGGACACGCGTGGGGAAGTCCCCCGCCCCCACCACGAGTGCGTGCACCGTCACCGCCGTGCTCCCCTCCGTACGGCATGAGTTCTCGGGCGCGGGTCCGCTGTACGGGATCAGTCCGCGCAGTGGGGTGCGAGCGCGGCCGCCGTCAGTCCGGCCGCGAGATAGCCGCCGAGGGTGTGGGGATCGAAGAGGCCGATGTCCGTGGTGGCGTGCACGTCGACCGGGAAGGCTCCGCCCAGTTCCCGCGGCACCGCCAGCAGGTCGCCCACGTCGGCGATGTTCACCCAGTGCCGCACGCCGGGGGGCCGCGCCCCGCGGCCGTCGACGGGTTCGGGCTCCAGCTTGCGCATGATCGCCGGGAGGCCGAGCGGCGAGCCGAGGGTGAGCAACAGGTCGATG
Protein-coding regions in this window:
- a CDS encoding caspase family protein, whose protein sequence is MTVHALVVGAGDFPTRVPTEEEEAAGVLPLEPLPSVAGAVRDVAHALLRAGIDVTEPVLDPTPAEFRVAWETARERAGQDPLVVHFSGHAQTVGPVLYLAMRNTTALPNGIRRTSVDTDQLLRDVEHEDGGPVLFLLDVCGGGTALTAQLTQRLLGVKSRDAWVIAACGAGEITYGARFSKAAATVIDRIARGTLDVPPDLEHVPVALLAEEIDKELQRVDTAADMPKQDVVCTRHDEAALPPAPFLRNPRHSGDAEEQFRAEAVASLRRYAERLDPRLDLHHFAARAAGTPDAEAFFFSGRRGQLERIEEWLGAPRPPRQRLLAVTGRPGAGKSALLGVTVCTVHPRLRPLRDRLGLRDFRPPPDPRLLAVHAHHLSTQDVVDSLHRQAQALRLPRQQSGRAQPRAGAPHAAFGELAAALGAVGDVTVVLDALDEADDPDGLLRQVLLPLTGMGGDPVPGCRVLLGTRLWPDSLPDLHAALAGHPERHLDLDAEQPASLAEHLGTYLGRLLDTDYSTDVTEMIACRLSGSAEHGAFLTAAVYGAHLRRLARAGTILTGAEIARELPCDLPGMLDLDLRTLTAELPWTDAVLAVLARAAGQGMPSGLLHEVALALRPEVRDGALPPRPRDTVEVLTGARFYLRTTHDPGADPAVDDGKLYSFFHRAPAEHLAGRTDSRAVLDALLSAVPAERGVRDWSRADRYLRRHAADHAADVGPDRLDALLEDVSYLLHADPERLVRHLHRARGRRARTHADVYRQSTAHHPLRHITAVRRDLLSLDAAVWRDTALSEALASGPGPPPVSTRPVWAVSRTATTARLQTLGPHAGPVFEVLFARTPGDDGAEGTRSHGERVVLSTGDTHRTRLSDPLGGTVLRTLGGLSGPARTVAPARLADGRRVLLSGGEDGRLYVHDPRTGDLVRRQAAGVGPVRMLVTVSLPEGGTRAVAAGQGHRAVLWNPDGGTPTRLASSMVLLSGLAAALLPDGTPVAVAVGEDRDARVWDVRTGQLLRTLGPHVDFVRAVATATLGDGTVVAVTGCYDGRVQVWNAADGRRLHSLTGHEDRVTRVAAGTAGDRRVAVSGDRAGRVLVWDLAEGRRLHELVSAGHGVITCLALGGDGERGRIVTGCADGRVAVWELGTGRPTHVFAAHPGGVHSVDVAPIDDRLVAVSGGADGHAVVWDVTDARPDAPETGREEVMEAVAVAVPGEGRALCVAGGGERGAEVRDLATGDQRHVLEDSGRRLLVRALATAELPDVGPVVVAGGRDGSLRMWELTRGGLVRGFPHCTGRVRTVAVGRAADGRQVLLAGGDMAVVTVWDLATGARLRTFTGHRGWVLAVALTDGGPAPGVAISGDRRGNLLVWDVSTGREMAAPARRGGRIESVATAVLPGERAVALSGGDGGEVRVWDLDRPEAAEPLTGLRRRVTALATARLPGGRVLAVGGGEDRRVVIWDLVTRQELAGPFHLPAAVSSIAACATGFVVAHEAGTARFTWCAELLAPLPG
- a CDS encoding ATP-binding protein, with amino-acid sequence MVIPLMKQAADEPGTDEQGPLRCGAVWDEGAACAVEARRALHAFLAHVPCTGRTPVPAALAIDAELVVSELVTNAIRHAPGPCGMILRLSGDELAITVWDTSTRHPVVRERDGRRFGGHGMHVVHTVSSEVTVTPLGHGKQITACLRPAPGNGADAMIRATSTV
- a CDS encoding helix-turn-helix domain-containing protein — translated: MTLRIDIGGLPSGGLRFAASPLAELTAMLHVLAEPGHHPQHAGWAADVWAGLRPERAERLREAEFLWRSSQADFLIPARPRPTLAEELDDVDRIDDDRYVTAALVTTCGSGRIPRTAPSPLTDAAARERALDLAQARGPRQEAFAERLLADPAAVRARVRDTLEQCAEAFFDAAWAGVVVQIATDLRLKNDLLRRQGIGAALASVSGAVTLAPDGDVIVVDKLQDKATTADGTGVTFIPSVFGRPHLVAVHAPGWRPVVQYPVAEPGPPEPVALETVTLRLEALAHPVRLRLLRTLARGPHTTGELAHAWELTPPEVSRHLAVLRRAGLLTTRRHGRYVRNTLDLPALSALGTDLLTAVLR
- a CDS encoding MFS transporter, producing MATTTKIRPRALVRASGGPRYAVALAVDALGTGLLRPFLLLYGVLVLRLSAPVTGIAMTAGIVAGLVCMPAVGRRLDRGARSTVVAASMLVRVLGVALLLVTPAGHAWPFATAALFLGIGNQAWPAAHAALVATVSHGRERDAALAAGRALRNAGLGVGALIATVSLAGGATALRALAAVTGLAYLAAAALAWSVRLRAHPAATPEDDGDGGPAPRMRTLLAANVVYVFCLNVPEIALPLILVTQLEASPVWSAAVFVINTVLVVTLQVPVTVLMSRYSRRSVLALAGVILGASYAGFLAAASLGPGRGAPAVAAVSVVCTLGEIVYAGSATALVTHLAPAHALGRTLARFELSTGFGLAISPTVITALAPYGPTALWGSLATATLLSASAVATAPAARDTPRG